The Prevotella melaninogenica region CTGAATGCAGTTGTGAAAATAATCTTAGTTTCCTTTGGTAGAATCTTTGCAAACTCCAGTCCACTAAGTTCAGGCATCTGTATATCTAAGAATATGAGGTCAACCCTATTCTCACGGATGGCTTTTACGCCTTCTACAGCACTATTAAAAACACCAATTAAGTTCAAAAAGAGTGTTTTCTTAGCATAACTCGCAAGCAAGTCTGCTGCTAAAGGTTCGTCGTCAATGATTATACAGTTTAGTGTCATAAATGATAATTTTAGATGAATATGTATTTCTATTACGATCAAATCCCTTCTCCCATTTGTACTTACCAGGGTAAGCAAGCTCAAGACGGCGCTCTACTTGTTTGAGACCTATGCCGTGACCGTTCCTTTCTGCCTCTCCCTTTGGGTTGTTACTATTTTGTATGGAGAATATTATTTGCTCATTATTTGCATCTAACTTTATGTGAATAAAGTTCTTTTGCTCTGGATTAATACCATGTTTAAAGGCATTCTCTAACAATGAGATAAATATCATTGGCGCAACATGGATGTTACAATTAGATGGGATGTTACACTCGCGTTTGATTTCTACATTCTCTGGTATGCGTATCATCATCAAGTCGACATAATTGTGTAAGAACTCTACTTCTTCCTTCAGGCAGACGTAAGGCTGCTGGTTGTCATAGAGAATATGTCGTAACATCTTTGAAAGGTCGATAATTGCCTTCTGCGCCTTTTCTGTATCGAAAGCTGTCAGCGCGTAGATATTATTCATTGTGTTGAGCAAAAAGTGTGGGTTGACTTGCTGACGTAAGTTTACCAACTCAGCCTTTGTCATTGCTGTTTCTGCCTCACGCTTTTCCTTTTCAGCCTTTGACCAACGCTGTGCCATTAGTATCGATGTTGCAACACCAGCACAGATACTTAGGTTAAAGACATTGCGTATAATAAAAAAGATGTGTGGGTATACGTACTTGTCCTCTTTGTTTTCTACAAAGATTTGGTATGGATAAGTCGTCAGGTTTTGCTCACCTGAGATGTAGTATAACCATTCGTGCTGTGCAATAGATAAGAAAAGGATGAGCAGTGTATTGATTACCCAAAACTCTTTCTTCCGTCCCTTTAATAACATGGGGGCAAGTACAAAATAATTGGTATATGCAACTGCCATCATTGAAAGGGGAATGATATATATCGACAAGTCGTTTTGCCATGATGTATGTCCTTGCGGAGCGTACAAAATTGGTATGAGGAAAAGCGGAAGCCAAATGATAATTTGGTTCCAAAAGCTCTTAAATATGTCTGTTTGTTTCCTCATTTATTACTTTTATTTGTCTTTACAACTATATCTGCAAACAAAGGTAATAAAACTTTTTGTAAAATAAAATGTATTGACTGAATATGTGAGTTTTTTTTACATTAACCTATTGTTATATATATACAAAAGGTTTTTAATTAACTTATTTTTATAATAAAACAACCCTAAACAACACTAAAATAGCTTTCTTTACTCTATTTCCTACGTTGTTTAGGGTTGTTAGATGCTGTGATAATAAATATTTACAATATCTATTTTGTAAAGCTGTTTAAGCGTGCTATATATTTGCCAAGAATGTCAAACTCGAGGTTTACCACAGTGCCAATATTAATGTCAGCAAAATTGGTATTCTCTCGTGTGTAAGGAATGATGGCTACCTTAAAGCTGTTATCTGTAGGTTCGCAAACAGTCAGCGAGACGCCATTGACCGTAACTGACCCTTTATCAACAGTGAAATAGCCACGTTGTGCCATCTCTCGGTTGCACGGATATTCGAAGGTGAAATAGGTACTACCATCTGCATCTTCCATATTAACACACTTAGCTGTTTGATCAACGTGACCTTGTACGATGTGTCCATCTAATCTACCGTTCATAATCATTGAACGTTCTATATTCACACGATCCCCCACTTTGAGTAAGCCTAAGTTCGAGCGTTCAAGGGTTTCCTTCATGGCTGTCACCGTATAGGTATCGTCTTGGAAGCGAACGACCGTAAGGCACACTCCATTGTGTGCAATACTTTGGTCAATCTTCAATTCCTTTGTAAATGAACATTGAAAAGTGAAATGGATATTCTCCTGTTCATGTTCAATCCCTCTAAGGATTGCCATCTCTTCTACAATTCCTGAGAACATTGCTAAATTTCTTTTATTATCCCCTTTAAGAAAGCCTAAATGATGGTATAAGTATTGATAGATAATCTTTTATAACTTCACAGGCTACTTATAGGAGGTTAAGTTTTACATAATTACTATACGCTTGAATAATTGAAAAAGGTGGGGAATCACTTGGAAACCCCACCTCAATCCCTCTTCTTTAAAGAAATGGGAATTAGAAAAGTCGTATCGACGATGTGATGAAAAGTCCGAGTATCAATGATAAGAGAGCTCCTCGTCTTTGTAATCCACTGACCTTGCGGCTTAGTCGCTGAAATGCGATTTATGTGGCCCGCCATTAACAAAAGAAGTCATCTCGGGTTTTCTAATTTATTTGATGACTATCCCGATCGAATCGATACGACTAAATCTGTATCCTTTCTGCGTGCAAAGTTAGCATAAAGATTTTTATCCTCCAAACATTTTATACTTAAAAGTATTTACTTCTGGAGGTGAATCCCTTTGTTCTTTGTGTTGAAAGGAGCAGAAATGATAATGTTCTTTTGTGTATAACTTTAATAGTTTATTGGTTTTATAACCTTCTTTTGATAACAATTTGCCCTCGTCATGAGTACATATTTGCAGGTGTTTATCGCTCCACACCATTGGTGCTAAGCATCAACACGACATGTGCTAAGCCTCCGCACCACACGTGCTAAGTATCGGCACGTTGATTAAATGTGAGAAGAAAGGTTCATTATTGTCATTTTAGAGAATGAAACCAATATTCTTGTCTTTTTATAGGAGTGCATCTTGTAGAATTTCACTTAACGTAGGATGGATATGAATGATGTCTCGTATCTTATCCAGTTTAGCATCATAATTCATTAAAGCTGCAACTTCTTGAATAAGGTCGGCAGAGTGTGCGCCATAGCTGTGTGCGCCCAATATAGAGCCATCTTCAGCTATCAGCACCTTTATCATACCTTCAGTTTCTTCCATGCTTAAAGCCTTACCATTGGCGCGATAGAAGCCTTTTCGAGTAGAAAACTTTATTTCCTCAGCTTTACACTGGTCTTCAGTCTTACCCACGCAGGCTGCTTCTGGATATGTAAAGATTGCAGATGGCATGATATCAAGGCGGATATTATCGTCCTTTCCAAGAATATGATTGACAGCACGGAAGCCTTGGAAGGTTGCTGCATGCGCTAACATTTGGCGTGCATTGACGTCACCGATAGCATATACACCCTTCACATTTGTTTCCATATTGTCATTGACAACAATACCCTTTGCGTTTACTTCTATGCCAGTTGTTTCAATACCAATATTGTCGAAGTTAGCTTGACGACCGGTAGCAATCAATACAAGGTCGGTATCAATTCTATCTTCTTTACCCTTTTTATCGAATACAACGGTTGTATACTCTTGTCCACTCTCTGCAGGTGATAGGATTTGTTTTACGGCACTCTGCATGTAGAAGGTTACACCTCTTTTCTCTAATGTCTTCCTTAAGCGTTTAGCTATGTCGCTGTCAATAGGAGGGAGGCATTCCTTCATAAATTCAATAACTGTCACTTCACTACCGAAAGCTGAGAAAGCCGAGGCAAATTCCATTCCGATAACTCCTGCTCCAATGATTGTGAGACGGTTAGGAACTTTCGCAATAGAAAGTAATTCTGTGGATGTGACAATGTTTTGTGCTGTTTCAGACTGGCTCAAGAAGTCTTCTTCACTCATGAAAGGTGGCATCTTTGAACGTGATCCAGTCGCAATGATGATATGCTCAGCCTCTATTTGTTCGCCATTTACTTCAATAACATGGTCAGAAACAAATCGAGCCTCGCCTACAATAAAGTCTATACCAGGCTGACTAAGCAAAGTGCTTACGCCCTCTCTAAGTTGATTGATAACTCCTTCTTTCCTCTCCATTACCTTTGTAAAATCGAGCGGGGGAGTCGTTTCGTAAAGAGAAGAAGTCGTAAGGCGTAGCTCAGCATCATGTGCAAGGCATTTCGTAGGAATACAACCAGCATTCAGACAGGTTCCACCAGGCTGTGCTTTCTCAATGATAGTCACTTCCAAACCATTCTGAGCAGCATAGGAAGCGGTTCGGTAACCACCAGGTCCCGAACCGATTATTAATAGATTTGTCTTTTTCATATTCAATCTCTAATAGAGTTACTGTGGAGATATGCTATACATTCTCCTCTACGTCGTTGACAAGCTGACGATAAGTAAGGATTGGATGCTTAGCTGCAAGAACATCATCTACACGTCCAATAGGTGTGTTGTATGGTGCTCCCTTAACAAGCTCTGGGTTCTCAAGAGCCTCTTTAGCAATAGTATGCATCACCTCTATAAATCCATCAATAGTGTCCTTACTTTCAGTTTCAGTAGGCTCAATCATCATAGCCTCATGGAACAGAAGTGGGAAATATATTGTTGGAGCATGATAGCCATAATCGAGTAGGCGTTTGGCAACATCCATTGTTGTTACACCGGTACTCTTATCCTTCAAACCATCGAATACAAACTCGTGTTTACAAAGTGTGTCAATAGGAAGTTCGTAATCATCCTTTAAACATTCCTTGATATAGTTCGCATTTAGAGTTGCAAATGGTCCAACCTCCTTGAGATGCTTCTTGCCAAGTGTGAGAATATAAGTATAGGCACGAAGGATAACGAGGAAATTGCCGAGGTAACCGCTAATACGAATATTATCAGACGAGAACTCTCCTGTCGTATCTGGATTGTCAACAACAAAACCATCCTTTGTTTTCTTTACATGTGGCTTTGGAAGGAATGGAATTAGTTTCTCGGCGACACCGACAGGACCAGCACCAGGACCACCTCCACCATGTGGTGTAGAGAATGTCTTGTGTAGATTGAGGTGAATAACATCGAATCCCATGTCTCCAGGACGTGCTGCACCTAATAGTGGATTGAGGTTGGCACCATCATAATACAGCAGACCGCCACAGTCATGTATGAGCTTAGCAATCTCTGGAATATCTTTCTCAAAGAGACCTAAGGTGTTAGGATTGGTCATCATCATACCCGCAATGTCATCACCCAAGAGAGGTTTTAAGTCGTTGACATCAACAAGTCCTTCAGCTGTACTCTTTACTTCCACAATCTCTAAACCACAAACAGCAGCAGAGGCAGGGTTAGTACCATGAGCAGAGTCAGGTACGATAACTTTTGTTCGCTTTGTGTCACCACGCTGTTGATGGTAAGATGCTATGAGCATCAGACCTGTTAACTCGCCATGCGCACCAGCGTATGGGTTAAGTGTGACTTCTGCCATACCCGTAATAGAAGCAAGAGCACGTTGAATATTGTATTCAACCTCCAGTGCACCTTGGACTGTTTCAATAGGTTGGTGGGGGTGAAGGGCTGTAAAGCATGGCATTGAAGCTATCTCTTCGTTGATGACAGGATTGTACTTCATCGTACAAGACCCCAGAGGATAGAAACCATTATCAACGCCAAAGTTATTCTCACTATGATTAGTATAATGACGTACAACCGTCATCTCATCACATTCTGGTAGCTCTGCATCTTTCTCTCGTTTGCAGAAGTCGGGTAAAGGATGATGGCCAAAACGATTCTCAGGGAGGCTGTAAGCACGTCTTCCTGGATGTGACAACTCAAATATCAGATTGCCATATAGTTTATTATTCATTGTTGCGTAGATTTAGAAAAACTTTGTGTGACTATAATAATCCGACGAGTGTATCAATCTCCTCTTTTGTACGTTTCTCTGTAACGGCAATAAGGAGTTTGTCATCATCAACCTTGATACCTGGGAGAATGCCCTGTTTGATAGCCTTGTCGAAGAAGGTGTCGCGTTCCTTCATTTGAATAAGGAACTCATTAAAGAAAGGCTTGTTGTAAACAAGCTTAACTTTTCCTGTACTAAGGAGTTGTTCGCAAAGGTAATGTGCACCATCATAGCCTATCTGTGCTGCTTCCTTTATACCCTCTTTTCCCATCATACTCATGTAGATTGTAGCATAAAGCGCCATCAAACTCTGGTTAGAACAGATGTTTGAAGTTGCTTTCTGACGACGGATATGCTGTTCACGTGCTTGTAGCGTCAGTGCGAATACACGCTGTCCACGGCTATCGCATGTCTTACCCACGATACGACCAGGGAGCTTACGCATTAGCTTTTCAGTTGAACACATGTAGCCTGCGTATGGTCCACCAAATGCCATTGGAAGTCCAAGACTCTGAATATCGCCTATAGCAATGTCTGCACCCCATTCTCCTGGTGTCTTTAATAAAGCAAGGTCAGCTGCAACACTGTTAATAATGAACAGTGCCTTTTCTTCATGGCAAG contains the following coding sequences:
- a CDS encoding sensor histidine kinase, encoding MRKQTDIFKSFWNQIIIWLPLFLIPILYAPQGHTSWQNDLSIYIIPLSMMAVAYTNYFVLAPMLLKGRKKEFWVINTLLILFLSIAQHEWLYYISGEQNLTTYPYQIFVENKEDKYVYPHIFFIIRNVFNLSICAGVATSILMAQRWSKAEKEKREAETAMTKAELVNLRQQVNPHFLLNTMNNIYALTAFDTEKAQKAIIDLSKMLRHILYDNQQPYVCLKEEVEFLHNYVDLMMIRIPENVEIKRECNIPSNCNIHVAPMIFISLLENAFKHGINPEQKNFIHIKLDANNEQIIFSIQNSNNPKGEAERNGHGIGLKQVERRLELAYPGKYKWEKGFDRNRNTYSSKIIIYDTKLYNH
- a CDS encoding riboflavin synthase; its protein translation is MFSGIVEEMAILRGIEHEQENIHFTFQCSFTKELKIDQSIAHNGVCLTVVRFQDDTYTVTAMKETLERSNLGLLKVGDRVNIERSMIMNGRLDGHIVQGHVDQTAKCVNMEDADGSTYFTFEYPCNREMAQRGYFTVDKGSVTVNGVSLTVCEPTDNSFKVAIIPYTRENTNFADINIGTVVNLEFDILGKYIARLNSFTK
- the lpdA gene encoding dihydrolipoyl dehydrogenase, which gives rise to MKKTNLLIIGSGPGGYRTASYAAQNGLEVTIIEKAQPGGTCLNAGCIPTKCLAHDAELRLTTSSLYETTPPLDFTKVMERKEGVINQLREGVSTLLSQPGIDFIVGEARFVSDHVIEVNGEQIEAEHIIIATGSRSKMPPFMSEEDFLSQSETAQNIVTSTELLSIAKVPNRLTIIGAGVIGMEFASAFSAFGSEVTVIEFMKECLPPIDSDIAKRLRKTLEKRGVTFYMQSAVKQILSPAESGQEYTTVVFDKKGKEDRIDTDLVLIATGRQANFDNIGIETTGIEVNAKGIVVNDNMETNVKGVYAIGDVNARQMLAHAATFQGFRAVNHILGKDDNIRLDIMPSAIFTYPEAACVGKTEDQCKAEEIKFSTRKGFYRANGKALSMEETEGMIKVLIAEDGSILGAHSYGAHSADLIQEVAALMNYDAKLDKIRDIIHIHPTLSEILQDALL
- the gcvPB gene encoding aminomethyl-transferring glycine dehydrogenase subunit GcvPB; this translates as MNNKLYGNLIFELSHPGRRAYSLPENRFGHHPLPDFCKREKDAELPECDEMTVVRHYTNHSENNFGVDNGFYPLGSCTMKYNPVINEEIASMPCFTALHPHQPIETVQGALEVEYNIQRALASITGMAEVTLNPYAGAHGELTGLMLIASYHQQRGDTKRTKVIVPDSAHGTNPASAAVCGLEIVEVKSTAEGLVDVNDLKPLLGDDIAGMMMTNPNTLGLFEKDIPEIAKLIHDCGGLLYYDGANLNPLLGAARPGDMGFDVIHLNLHKTFSTPHGGGGPGAGPVGVAEKLIPFLPKPHVKKTKDGFVVDNPDTTGEFSSDNIRISGYLGNFLVILRAYTYILTLGKKHLKEVGPFATLNANYIKECLKDDYELPIDTLCKHEFVFDGLKDKSTGVTTMDVAKRLLDYGYHAPTIYFPLLFHEAMMIEPTETESKDTIDGFIEVMHTIAKEALENPELVKGAPYNTPIGRVDDVLAAKHPILTYRQLVNDVEENV